The following proteins are encoded in a genomic region of Hirundo rustica isolate bHirRus1 chromosome 3, bHirRus1.pri.v3, whole genome shotgun sequence:
- the BACH2 gene encoding transcription regulator protein BACH2 translates to MSVDEKSDSPMYVYESTVHCTNILLCLNDQRKQDILCDVTLIVEGKEFRAHRAVLAACSEYFLQALVGQTENDLVVSLPEEVTVRGFGPLLQFAYTAKLLLSRENIQEVIHCAEFLRMHNLEDSCFSFLQTQLLNNEDGLFLCKKDTTCQRMHDEENSDGDEEETMESETSKISCPRERMHQEPFNFETTVAGADKGEGMLPDSDMLRDSKDNLDKDAVTRYPRYKKYQLACTKNVYNTSHISTSGFASTFSEESSGNGLKSGLAMGQIKSEPQNEENDEESITLCLSGDEPDIRDKEGDVEMDRKQPSPTCVDRPKSGSSPSCLRSFFNRTKSIDLVGFPSTSQQHFGRSPACPFEKGTTQGDHKTDYVPFTGNYGQSHAMQKDASNFTVGSPLRGPGFETLCKQEGELDRRSVIFSSNACDQVNTSVHSYSGVSSLDKDFTETVPKGLWAGGSQSLPSSQSYSHSGLTADHLPGRMRPNTSCPVPIKVCPRSPPLETRTRTSSSCSSYSYAEDGSGGSPCSLRLCELSSSPCSQGPRFLAPEHQEPGVVGDGLYNPVRAQIKCEPSYGTNSSDESGSFSEADSESCPVQDRGHEVKLPFPVDQITDLPRNDFQMMIKMHKLTSEQLEFIHDVRRRSKNRIAAQRCRKRKLDCIQNLECEIRKLVCEKEKLLSERNQLKASMGELLDNFSCLSQEVCRDMQSPEQIQALHRYCPVLRPMDLQPVTTISPTPAGVEQSLVTSQCVGESMQCCSEQGSVQLGAPWLPNNISENCSAGAGLDGADAGTYPERELPPEQSSQTVTVDFCQEMTDKCTTDEQPRKDYT, encoded by the exons GTCACTGTCAGGGGATTTGGTCCATTGTTACAGTTCGCCTACACTGCTAAGCTGTTactcagcagagaaaacatcCAGGAGGTCATCCACTGCGCTGAGTTCCTGCGCATGCACAACCTGGAGGACTCCTGCTTCAGCTTCCTTCAGACACAACTGCTGAACAACGAAGATGGCCTGTTCCTGTGCAAAAAAGATACCACCTGTCAGCGCATGCACGATGAGGAGAACTCCGATGGAGATGAGGAGGAGACGATGGAATCGGAGACGTCAAAAATATCTTGCCCAAGGGAGAGGATGCACCAAGAGCCCTTCAATTTTGAAACCACTGTTGCTGGAGCAGACAAAGGCGAAGGGATGCTGCCTGACTCTGACATGCTGAGAGATAGCAAGGACAATTTGGATAAAGATGCAGTAACACGGTACCCCAGATACAAGAAATACCAGCTTGCTTGTACCAAGAATGTCTACAACACATCACACATCAGTACCTCAGGTTTTGCAAGCACATTCAGTGAAGAGAGCTctggaaatggcctcaaatcaGGACTTGCTATGGGGCAGATAAAAAGTGAGCCTCAGAATGAAGAGAACGATGAAGAAAGCATCACGCTTTGCCTGTCTGGAGATGAACCTGACATCAGGGATAAAGAAGGGGATGTTGAAATGGACAGGAAACAGCCAAGCCCCACTTGCGTTGACAGGCCAAAAAGTGGGTCTTCTCCTTCTTGCTTGCGGTCTTTCTTCAACAGAACAAAAAGCATAGATTTGGTTGGCTTCCCCAGCACTTCCCAACAGCACTTTGGCAGGAGTCCAGCATGCCCTTTTGAAAAAGGGACAACTCAGGGTGACCACAAAACTGATTATGTCCCTTTCACAGGGAACTATGGACAGTCCCATGCCATGCAGAAGGATGCTTCCAACTTCACAGTGGGATCACCACTCAGGGGGCCCGGCTTTGAAACTCTCTGTAAGCAAGAAGGGGAACTGGACAGGAGGAGTGTTATATTCTCTTCAAATGCTTGTGACCAAGTAAACACTTCGGTGCATTCATATTCTGGTGTGAGCAGCTTGGACAAAGACTTCACTGAGACTGTGCCAAAGGGTCTGTGGGCCGGTGGTAGCCAGTCTCTCCCCAGCTCTCAGAGCTATTCGCACAGCGGACTGACAGCCGATCACTTGCCGGGAAGGATGCGGCCGAACACCAGCTGTCCGGTGCCAATTAAAGTTTGCCCTCGCTCTCCTCCTCTGGAAACCAGAACCAGGACCTCCAGCTCGTGCTCTTCCTACTCGTACGCAGAGGATGGCAGCGGcggctctccctgcagcctgcgTCTTTGCGagctctcctcttccccttgcTCCCAAGGCCCCCGATTCCTGGCGCCCGAGCACCAGGAGCCCGGCGTGGTGGGGGATGGATTGTACAACCCGGTCCGAGCCCAGATTAAATGTGAGCCATCCTATGGAACAAACTCCAGCGATGAGTCTGGGTCATTCTCAGAAGCAGACAGTGAATCATGTCCTGTGCAAGACAGAGGGCATGAG gtgaaacttccttttcctgttgATCAAATCACAGATCTTCCAAGGAATGATTTCCAGATGATGATAAAGATGCACAAGCTAACCTCAGAGCAGCTCGAGTTCATCCATGATGTCCGCCGGCGCAGCAAGAACCGGATTGCAGCTCAGCGCTGCCGCAAGAGGAAACTGGACTGTATTCAGAACCTCGAATGTGAAATCCGCAAGTTG gtgTGTGAGAAAGAGAAATTGCTCTCAGAAAGGAACCAGCTGAAAGCAAGCATGGGAGAATTGTTAGACAACTTCTCATGTCTTTCCCAAGAAGTGTGTAGAGACATGCAGAGCCCGGAGCAGATCCAAGCTCTCCACCGATACTGCCCTGTTCTCAGACCCATGGATCTACAGCCAGTCACCACCATCAGCCCCACCCCAGCTGGtgtggagcagagcctggtgaCATCCCAGTGCGTCGGGGAGAGCATGCAGTGCTGCTCGGAGCAAGGCTCGGTGCAGCTGGGAGCACCCTGGCTGCCCAACAACATCTCGGAGAATTGTTCGGCGGGCGCGGGATTGGATGGAGCTGACGCAGGTACTTACCCCGAGAGAGAGCttccaccagagcagagcagccagacGGTCACAGTAGACTTCTGTCAGGAAATGACTGATAAATGTACAACAGATGAACAGCCTAGGAAAGATTACACCTAG